The genomic stretch AAACCATTCATTTCTGATAAATTATAGGATCACTGCCACAATTATTGTAAAGAAGATCTGTCATGAGTTTTTGCAGTTAAGGGCAGGGAGATGAGTTGCTCGACTTGCCATTGTCTAGATCAATCTTCATGAGTGAGTGGCTTTATCATTTTGTGTAAACATAGAACCTAGAACTATGAGAACTGTGCAAAAGTTGCATACATGAATGAAAATCAGGAATGTttcagttttaaaaaaacacacacacatacacacaatgTATGGGGTGTTGATTTATTTCAATCAAATAGGGAATACATtccatcaaaaaattaaaaaaagaaaaaggcaaatGCCTAGGAATAGGGGTGATTAAGAGGTACTTAAATCATCTGAGAAAAAAGGTGGTTTCACTCCTAAAAATCAGAACAAGAGAAGATATGGAGTGCCTTGTATTAGAAAGAGATGATCATCCTACCTTGAATGTAATATACTATTAAGCCTGTAATTTGTTTACAGCATAAGACATTATGTCTATCTTCAATGCAATATATCATTAATCATGTACACCTTATTTTCAAAgcttaaaaaaattaccaacaCAATGACACAATTCAAAAAATGTGTGACGTTAATAAAGTGTTTCCATGTAGGGAATATagattcatgaaaaaaaatggtCTTCTGATATCAAGTGATCTTGGAAACAcccaataaaatattaaaaactcatGAAATTAAGTGAATGTTAACAATCACAAACAATAAGATTTGTGACAACTATACCTCAGCTTTCCCAAGCATCCAGCCAAACGAAGCCCAATAGCTCGAGCTCTTccatatttaagaaaaaacatagcatACACACcctaatatacatatatatataaatgcaaacAGGTGAAAAGAAGAGCAAAACAGCATCAGGATATCAACCATAATTCAAGCTCTGCAACTTTTTGAGAAGGGATATTACAGGATATTGTTCATGCCCAGCCAGAGTAATTTCATGAGATTTATCAACTGCTTCAATGAAGATTTGAAACTCATTGACCAACAAcgaatcatcaaataaaatagGGAACATTAACACCTGTAACAAGCAAATAGTATTATAAAGAGAAAAGGGGATCAGTCATATtgaaataaagataaagcaaataTCCTTTAAGCAAAACTTCTATttcataaaaatgataaataacaaTATGTGGAGCAAGCAGCCTACAAAACAGGAATGGTGTAGGGCAGACACCTGCCTGATGGTGTAAATAAAAACATCTATGAAGAGTTTGATCACACtgtaatcaaaagaaaatttactGAAACATGGAACAGAAGAGTTCAAGACAGCCACCAAGCTATTGAATATAACAGCTACAAATTGTAAAGATAAGATAGTAAATTAGATTAACATTCTGAATCTAGCACTAGCATATTAATGTACAGCAAAATGATACTTCTACATGCTAAGCAGTcatcattttcataaataatgttACCTCAAAATTGTGCAAAATTCTAAGATCTTCACAGAAAAGCTACAATAATTCTTTGACCTGTACTAAAGCAGGACTACGCAAACTTAGACAGTTCGAAATTATATAATATGCTAAAATGCAAAGACTAGCCAGTAAGTGCATAGAAATAACAAGGAAGAAGAAGTATACTTCAAACATCAAACTGACAACTTCTGCACCGTGGCAGTCAGGATCATATTCTCTCTGACCAATCTTAAAATTTATCTCTTTGAGATGCTCCGTGACCCTTTCTTCGTCAAGAGACTTCAATATTTTGAGAAGTGGCTCTACGGTATCAGATTCATATCCCAAACCATAGGCTTCCTGGGCTTGATGATGCTGGCAAACACACTGTGTGCACTGCCCCATTTCTTGAGAGACTCTCTTCCACACAAGCTTAAGAGGTGAGTCATTATGTTTATCTTCAAAGAAATTATGGAAAGTCTCTAGAAGAGGTCCCATCAAATCTGCATAACCACACCAAATGTGGACATCCTTTGGCAAATCAACCAAAAAGTCGAAGGAATCTGAAAACCTgcatcaaaatcaacaaaaaggAGGTCAGAcatacgaaaaaaaaaacacacacacacacacacaagcttCACACAATCTTAACTAGCAGAGACAGAATAGCACTAAGATTCATGACTTTCCACATAGTTGAATCAAATTGATAACCATATTCCTGATTCCTCCACCGTCCAAAACACATTCCAAAATTTGCAAACTTTCACTAAATCCCAACTTTTTCACGCTCTATATCAAAGGACTCGGCATCCAGATTTCAAAGCAAAGCCAGTAAAAATCGCTTAATACTTGTAGAACAGGAGAAAACAATCGATTCGAGATAGAAATGGAGGGAGTCAAAGACAAACCACTCCTCCTTCAACCGCTGGATCCGGCGCTGCTTGGAGGGACAGAGATCGTCCTCGTCCTGCTCCTCCAGGATGAATCTCCATCGCTCAACGAGCTCTCTCCGTCCGCACGCACGTTTCCCCATCAGCGATCAGCGATCGAAGAGCGAAAGCGAGAATCAAACTCTCAAACGGAACAACATCAGCGGCGTTGGGGTTTTGATCGCCGTTTTCGAGCAGGGAATCGAAAACATTGAGGATGAGCGGGTAAAGGTACCAATTTATACGGAAGAGAACGAATATAATGACCTTTTTGCCCTTCTAATTTAGAGAATTTTCGGCGGGAACCAATAAATTATACCGACGGACTGTGTGATTTTACAACACCATGCctaaattgttttaatttttttaaagtaaaattttttttcttaatgttgcCAAATTTGTCAAATTATTATATCAAATATACCACGCTATCAGTGTTATTTCATAAAGAggagatttattttcttttttattatgaattttttattttgcttttaaacaattattttaaatttgaaaatagttttttttttaagatgtattttttaatgatgaaaAATATAGGGGACTACAAAAAAAGTTATGCGAAAACAAATCTATGACTATATAGAACGTTAAAAATACCAATTACAATACTGAAAACATATACAACTATGACACTggtagaaaacaataaaaaaaaattaaaagattcacaggaagtgataaaaaaaaaatacaacaacaatcTTTTAAAGAAGGAAAGAGGCtttcaatgataataaaattaggAGGCGTTTGGATCATGAATTAAGGGTTTGGGAATGAAAATCTCATTCCCAAGCCTTTGTTTGGTAAccagaaaaaaacataggttgcCTCCATGTATGGGAAAAAGATTACTCCCATGAGAGACATACTATTCCACCCAAAAATGAAGAGAGAAGTATTGCTTAGctataaaattactaatatacccctagaatattaaatttaaatatttattaataatttaaataatataattacatatttatatatttagctttacttattaaataatgtaattaaattattttgaaaaattaaaattaaaatcaataaatgaaattaacttaattatacgtatttcatgatattaactaatttaataaatatataatagttaaataaattattaagattaattatataataaacaatatattgaaatatatatttatattatgaataattaataataaataatgttaaatactTATCAGTAAAcataatctattattttatataataatatctaCCATTTTTCTACGAgggtattgatgtaattttactatatcatatatatatatatatatatattttctattctcAATCCTTATTccatcaaatcaaacacattattCACATTCCCCCTATTCCCATTCACATTCCTCTCTTTTTCTATTCTCTATTCTCATTcttattccgcaatccaaacagGCCTTTAGTGGATTAGCTGATGCGCATAGGTTATTTATGGTCTCTTCCATGGTATCTGCACCACTGTTTGAGACTCCATAAACTCCGAGCTCCTGCTCCATGAACTCCACCATATGTTATTTATGGTCTCTTCCACCTCTTTTTGCCTCCAAAATTGTATTCAatggaataatttttaaattttaatggatATAAATTTACCaacaaccacaaaaaaaaaaaaccaataatacaatataaaatGACAGAAACACCCTTAACATTACCAAGAATTCTCCAACGATAACACCAAGAATTCTCCCACTTCATCTCCCTTTCACCTTCCCGCCAAACCCGGATCCCAACAAAATGAACCCCAAAATCCCATCCCTCTTCGTCCTGCTGAAACACTGCACGTCCATCCAGTGTTTGATGAAAATCCACAACCAAATGCTCACCAACTCCATCCCATGCCACAACCACCTCCTCGCAAAGCTCATCGACCTCCGCCAACTCCACTACGCcatcctcttcttctcccaCATCCCCATCCCCAATGACTTCTCCTTCAACCTCATGATCCGTGCCTTTGCCACCCTCCACCATGACTACCCCCTTGCCCTCCATTACTACCACTTAATGCTccgttttggtgaaaaacccaATAACTTCACCTTCCCCTTTGTGTTCATCGCCTCCGCTAACCTTCAGGCATTGGCCCATGGCCGCAATGCTCATTCGTCTGTTGTTAAGCTTGGTCTTGAGTTGGATTCCCATACAAGGCATTCTTTGATCACAATGTATGCGAGATGTGGGGAGGTGAGGAGTGCAAggaaggtgtttgatgaaatttgTGAGAGAGATGTAGTTTCGTGGAATTCGATGATATCGGGGTATTCGAAGATGGGTTTTGCCGGAGAGGCTGTGGGGTTGTTTAGGGAGATGAGGGGTTCTGGGTTTGAGCCAGATGAGAAGACTATGGTGAGTGTGTTGGCCGCGTGCGGTGATTTGGGGGATTTGAAACTTGGAGAGTGGTTGGAAGGCATGGTTGATGAGATTGGGCTTGAAGTGAATACTTTTGTCGGTTCAGCGTTGGTTGATATGTATGGGAAGTGCGGCGAATTGGCTTCCGCAAGGAGGGTTTTTGATGCAATGACGGAGAAGGAGGTGGTTGTGTGGAATGCTATGATCACTGGGCAAGTATTTGAATCTCTAtaactttctctttttgttttgcttgaatTGTGCTAAAAAGTTGTTATATAGTTTTGAGTGTTGTATTTGAAATGTTATGTGATCtctgctttatatatataatttattaagcttgattgctttaataatttgaacTGAACATCTGATTTACCAGAGCAAAACAGGTATGCGCAGAATGGGTTGTCAGATGAAGCCATTAAGGTATTCCATGCGATGCGAGAAGCTAGAGTGGAGCCGGATAAGATCACAATGGTTGGGGTGCTTTCGGCTTGTGCAGCGGTTGGAGCCCTTGATTTGGGAGTGTGGTTGGACAGATATGCATCCGGTAAAGACTTGCACAAGAATGTCTATGTCGGCACCGCCTTGATTGATATGTACGCCAAGTGTGGCAACCTAGGCCGTGCAGTTGAGGTATTTGATATCATGCCATTGAAGAACATTGTTTGTTGGAATGCGATGATATCGGCACTTGCTTTTCATGGCCGGGGACAAGAGGCAATTTCGCTCTTCCTACGCATGAGGAATCAGGAAAAGGAAGCTCATCCAAATGATATCACATTCATTGGAGTTCTTTCTGCTTGTGTGCATGCAGGGTTGGTTGATGAGGGTCGTAGGTGGTTTGACTCTATGCAATTTGAGTACGGAATAGTTCCGAAGATTGAGCATTACTCTTGTATGGTCGATCTTTTGGCTCGGTCTGGGCAATTAGAGGAAGCATGGGAGTTCATAGAGAAGATGCCGGAGAAACCTGATGCAGTTGTATTAGGAGCTTTGCTTTGTGCATGTAGGAGTTGTAAAAATGTAGAAATTGGCGAAAGGGTGATCAAACGGATTCTGGAGTTAGAGCCTTTGAATTCAGGAAATTATGTCATATCTTCTAAAATATATGCAGGTTCAAAGAGGTGGGATGATTCGGCGAGGATGAGAGGATTGATGAGAGAAAGGGGTGTCAGCAAAACTCCAGGATGTAGCTGGGTTGAGATTGATAACCAAGTCCATGAATTCCATGCAGGGGATGGACTGCACTACAGAGCAAAAGATATCGAGAAAATGATCTGTTTATTGGTCTTTGAGATGAAACTAGAAGGATACATTCCAAACCTTGATCTATTGTGAAGCAACACAAAGGTGTttgttttattagttttaacATTCTGTTGTTAAGTGTTAGTGAGaaatttggatttggatttacTCATCTCcttatcatttttcttcatcttatTGCAGTTTGATCATGTGTGAAGTCGTTATCTGTTTCTCATGGCCTGCTAGTCATTGAGAACAGAAAAGCCGTCGTGATGTTGTTGAACCTGACATTGATGGAATAGAGATGTTCATCTAATCACCTTGTTCGGGGGTGTCACACGTAATCCAGAATTGTGGATGCTGGTGTTGGAGTAAGAACCGGTGGTTCACCTTGAATG from Dioscorea cayenensis subsp. rotundata cultivar TDr96_F1 unplaced genomic scaffold, TDr96_F1_v2_PseudoChromosome.rev07_lg8_w22 25.fasta BLBR01001548.1, whole genome shotgun sequence encodes the following:
- the LOC120256628 gene encoding pentatricopeptide repeat-containing protein At2g34400, with the protein product MNPKIPSLFVLLKHCTSIQCLMKIHNQMLTNSIPCHNHLLAKLIDLRQLHYAILFFSHIPIPNDFSFNLMIRAFATLHHDYPLALHYYHLMLRFGEKPNNFTFPFVFIASANLQALAHGRNAHSSVVKLGLELDSHTRHSLITMYARCGEVRSARKVFDEICERDVVSWNSMISGYSKMGFAGEAVGLFREMRGSGFEPDEKTMVSVLAACGDLGDLKLGEWLEGMVDEIGLEVNTFVGSALVDMYGKCGELASARRVFDAMTEKEVVVWNAMITGYAQNGLSDEAIKVFHAMREARVEPDKITMVGVLSACAAVGALDLGVWLDRYASGKDLHKNVYVGTALIDMYAKCGNLGRAVEVFDIMPLKNIVCWNAMISALAFHGRGQEAISLFLRMRNQEKEAHPNDITFIGVLSACVHAGLVDEGRRWFDSMQFEYGIVPKIEHYSCMVDLLARSGQLEEAWEFIEKMPEKPDAVVLGALLCACRSCKNVEIGERVIKRILELEPLNSGNYVISSKIYAGSKRWDDSARMRGLMRERGVSKTPGCSWVEIDNQVHEFHAGDGLHYRAKDIEKMICLLVFEMKLEGYIPNLDLL